In Bacteroidales bacterium, the following proteins share a genomic window:
- the rplW gene encoding 50S ribosomal protein L23, giving the protein MEIILKPIISEKMTATGEKMNRYGFFVQKKANKLQIKKAVEQLYGVQVKEVNTMNYDGKIKSRGTRSGVQLGRTADFKKAIITLAEGETIDFYSNI; this is encoded by the coding sequence ATGGAAATCATTCTGAAGCCGATCATATCCGAAAAAATGACCGCAACCGGTGAAAAAATGAACCGGTATGGTTTTTTCGTACAAAAGAAGGCCAACAAGCTACAGATCAAAAAAGCAGTAGAACAATTATATGGTGTCCAGGTAAAAGAGGTCAACACCATGAATTATGACGGCAAGATAAAATCACGCGGCACCCGTTCGGGGGTACAACTTGGACGTACTGCTGATTTTAAAAAAGCGATCATTACGTTAGCTGAAGGTGAAACAATTGATTTTTACAGCAATATCTAG